The Maylandia zebra isolate NMK-2024a linkage group LG7, Mzebra_GT3a, whole genome shotgun sequence genome contains a region encoding:
- the LOC101467407 gene encoding chemerin-like receptor 1 isoform X2, whose protein sequence is MDVEYFDYDNYTADIDSNLTTEGTLNLYSASSSSTYALVAVNIIICVLGLAGNSLVIWICGWKMKTTVITIWYISLAISNFLFCALLPFEVVYMITSHWPFGEGLCKLASSALFLNMHSSVFLLVLISTDRCIMVLFPVWSHNHRKVGKAFGAVILMWVLSAFLTVPSLMYRKTTVHGSVIQCHTDYGVRHKAVVLTRFICGFLIPILMIVFCCSVLAIKLRSLTHKSTKPYKIMAALILSFFACWVPYHTFVLLEIDFKKHNLEVIKTGLKVGATLAAANSFLSPVLYVFIGNDFKKTLRRSLSSRIEDALAEDIRTALR, encoded by the exons ATGGACGTGGAGTATTTTGATTATGATAACTACACCGCAGACATCGATAGCAACCTCACCACTGAAGGAACCCtaaatttatatagcgcctCGTCCTCTTCAACTTATGCTCTGGTGGCAGTCAACATCATCATATGCGTTTTGGGGCTTGCAGGAAATTCCCTGGTGATTTGGATTTGTGGATGGAAAATGAAAACCACAGTCATCACCATCTGGTACATCAGCCTGGCCATTTCAAACTTTTTGTTCTGTGCCTTGTTGCCTTTCGAAGTTGTGTACATGATAACTTCACACTGGCCCTTTGGAGAAGGCTTGTGCAAGCTCGCCTCATCTGCCCTGTTTCTCAACATGCACAGCAGTGTGTTCCTGTTGGTTCTCATCAGCACTGACCGCTGTATCATGGTCTTATTTCCTGTGTGGTCGCACAACCACCGCAAAGTAGGAAAAGCCTTTGGAGCCGTCATCCTCATGTGGGTTCTTTCTGCATTCTTAACAGTGCCCTCACTTATGTACAGGAAAACCACGGTCCACGGCTCGGTCATTCAGTGCCACACGGACTATGGGGTCAGACATAAAGCGGTGGTACTGACCCGTTTCATTTGTGGGTTCCTGATTCCTATCCTAATGATTGTCTTCTGTTGCTCTGTGCTTGCCATAAAGCTCAGAAGTCTGACCCACAAGTCAACAAAGCCGTACAAAATCATGGCTGCGCTCATTTTGTCTTTCTTCGCCTGCTGGGTCCCCTACCACACCTTTGTCCTGCTGGAGATAGACTTTAAGAAACACAACCTGGAGGTCATTAAAACTGGACTAAAAGTTGGGGCCACCTTGGCTGCAGCAAACAGCTTCCTATCTCCAGTTCTCTATGTGTTCATCGGCAATGACTTTAAGAAAACCCTAAGGCGGTCTTTATCATCAAGGATTGAGGATGCTCTGGCAGAGGATATTCGTACAG CTCTGCGATAG
- the LOC101467407 gene encoding chemerin-like receptor 1 isoform X1 yields the protein MDVEYFDYDNYTADIDSNLTTEGTLNLYSASSSSTYALVAVNIIICVLGLAGNSLVIWICGWKMKTTVITIWYISLAISNFLFCALLPFEVVYMITSHWPFGEGLCKLASSALFLNMHSSVFLLVLISTDRCIMVLFPVWSHNHRKVGKAFGAVILMWVLSAFLTVPSLMYRKTTVHGSVIQCHTDYGVRHKAVVLTRFICGFLIPILMIVFCCSVLAIKLRSLTHKSTKPYKIMAALILSFFACWVPYHTFVLLEIDFKKHNLEVIKTGLKVGATLAAANSFLSPVLYVFIGNDFKKTLRRSLSSRIEDALAEDIRTGGLNHSRSKTMETGLN from the coding sequence ATGGACGTGGAGTATTTTGATTATGATAACTACACCGCAGACATCGATAGCAACCTCACCACTGAAGGAACCCtaaatttatatagcgcctCGTCCTCTTCAACTTATGCTCTGGTGGCAGTCAACATCATCATATGCGTTTTGGGGCTTGCAGGAAATTCCCTGGTGATTTGGATTTGTGGATGGAAAATGAAAACCACAGTCATCACCATCTGGTACATCAGCCTGGCCATTTCAAACTTTTTGTTCTGTGCCTTGTTGCCTTTCGAAGTTGTGTACATGATAACTTCACACTGGCCCTTTGGAGAAGGCTTGTGCAAGCTCGCCTCATCTGCCCTGTTTCTCAACATGCACAGCAGTGTGTTCCTGTTGGTTCTCATCAGCACTGACCGCTGTATCATGGTCTTATTTCCTGTGTGGTCGCACAACCACCGCAAAGTAGGAAAAGCCTTTGGAGCCGTCATCCTCATGTGGGTTCTTTCTGCATTCTTAACAGTGCCCTCACTTATGTACAGGAAAACCACGGTCCACGGCTCGGTCATTCAGTGCCACACGGACTATGGGGTCAGACATAAAGCGGTGGTACTGACCCGTTTCATTTGTGGGTTCCTGATTCCTATCCTAATGATTGTCTTCTGTTGCTCTGTGCTTGCCATAAAGCTCAGAAGTCTGACCCACAAGTCAACAAAGCCGTACAAAATCATGGCTGCGCTCATTTTGTCTTTCTTCGCCTGCTGGGTCCCCTACCACACCTTTGTCCTGCTGGAGATAGACTTTAAGAAACACAACCTGGAGGTCATTAAAACTGGACTAAAAGTTGGGGCCACCTTGGCTGCAGCAAACAGCTTCCTATCTCCAGTTCTCTATGTGTTCATCGGCAATGACTTTAAGAAAACCCTAAGGCGGTCTTTATCATCAAGGATTGAGGATGCTCTGGCAGAGGATATTCGTACAGGTGGTCTCAATCACTCAAGGTCCAAAACAATGGAAACTGGCCTAAATTAG
- the LOC143419506 gene encoding iron-sulfur cluster assembly scaffold protein IscU-like yields the protein MASTVANKCLSPLAFLTRRLSAPEFITQCCYHKKVVDHYENPRNVGSLDKNSKNVGTGLVGAPACGDVMKLQIEVDDLGKIVNARFKTFGCGSAIASSSLATEWVKGKSVDEALKIKNTDIAKELSLPPVKLHCSMLAEDAIKAALADYRLKQQDDQQEAVGASN from the exons ATGGCGAGCACCGTGGCGAACAAGTGTCTCAGTCCTCTGGCTTTCCTCACTAGGAGGCTCTCCGCTCCCGAGTTCATCACTCAGTGTTGCTATCACAAGAAG GTGGTGGATCATTATGAGAACCCCAGAAATGTGGGCTCGCTGGACAAAAACTCCAAGAATgttggaactggtttggtgggTGCCCCGGCCTGTGGGGATGTAATGAAGCTTCAG ATTGAGGTGGATGACCTGGGGAAGATTGTGAATGCCAGGTTCAAAACTTTTGGCTGTGGTTCTGCCATCGCCTCAAGCTCTCTGGCCACCGAGTGGGTGAAAGGCAAATCT GTGGACGAAGCTTTGAAGATAAAGAACACAGACATCGCCAAGGAGCTCAGTCTTCCTCCTGTTAAGCTTCACTGCTCCA TGCTTGCCGAAGATGCCATCAAGGCAGCCCTTGCTGACTATCGTCTCAAGCAACAAGATGACCAGCAGGAGGCAGTCGGAGCCAGCAATTAA
- the tmem119b gene encoding transmembrane protein 119b, producing MIPRGKMPLLMALHHIGLCVVLCISSSLSTPLPYSDTLEGSIDEEDNNYFTFYLPITNVSTEYQTAPANTAQEETDFLNQLVNFLNENMLLILVAASLILLVFLIICGAVFMSHRRKVNAYYPSSFPSKMYVDDRDKSGGAKPFNEVQEKASPGQESEPVDSHKQLQADIMRAAKSLRAPNKSVDAAERSDPSQKVADHSPEDSSKADDSILDHQLPSLPEENELSELSDSEATTTEGSSEPNPPELPRSEEVDSQEPLTGRSPRPSSLHIHNDSATLQLIAGEKTAF from the exons ATG ATTCCGAGGGGAAAAATGCCGCTCCTGATGGCCCTTCATCACATTGGTCTGTGCGTGGTGCTTTGCATCAGTAGCAGCCTCTCCACACCTCTGCCTTACTCAGATACTCTGGAGGGAAGCATAGATGAGGAAGACAACAACTACTTCACTTTCTATCTGCCTATTACCAATGTCTCCACAGAGTACCAGACCGCACCTGCCAACACAGCCCAGGAGGAAACTGACTTTCTGAATCAGCTTGTGAACTTTCTTAATGAGAACATGCTCCTCATCCTCGTTGCAGCCAGTCTCATCCTTCTCGTCTTCCTTATCATCTGCGGGGCAGTTTTCATGAGCCACAGACGCAAAGTCAACGCTTACTATCCTTCCTCCTTCCCCTCAAAGATGTATGTGGATGACAGGGACAAAAGTGGAGGTGCTAAACCCTTTAACGAAGTTCAAGAAAAAGCTTCCCCGGGGCAGGAAAGCGAGCCAGTGGACTCTCACAAGCAGCTCCAGGCTGACATTATGAGGGCTGCCAAGAGCCTGCGCGCTCCAAATAAATCTGTTGATGCTGCAGAGAGAAGCGATCCCAGTCAGAAAGTAGCAGACCACAGTCCCGAGGACAGCTCAAAAGCAGATGACAGCATCCTAGACCATCAGCTCCCAAGTCTCCCAGAGGAAAATGAGCTGAGCGAGCTTTCCGACAGTGAGGCCACCACCACAGAGGGCAGCTCAGAGCCGAATCCTCCTGAGCTGCCTCGGTCAGAGGAAGTTGATTCACAAGAGCCTTTGACGGGCAGGAGTCCGCGGCCCTCCTCTCTGCACATTCACAATGACTCTGCTACACTTCAGCTCATCGCAGGAGAGAAAACTGCCTTCTAA
- the LOC101466560 gene encoding uncharacterized protein LOC101466560, giving the protein MTLLAMKTFPAFLWGIFIVAASTPETSGSTYTVEPNKTSAQLTTALAFHNKTDSHPAVWGTTHRPAATTVSAAAQSTVVTTVETSAAAISNKTKSSIDSVVTLIPTSPAAAVPSSSAPQLLHTSTALIETQPTHQVTMKETTTHAEDGSHPQSTTAPDTTAPATFSSTAAVSSPQPTSITESAMTSVLSSTFSSEKSTAAPGTQNLSSLSVSTARPLTAESISETTRVPQVSTSLPPTTAKTLKTSPEISSATQSVSASSSSISTQSNATSTSTESPNSTIAIIPFPRRPTVLPHPITKPAPATKSPHGEISKSTPSTEVQPCLTQNVVKQCLIVIACLALVCTIFIFTTIVLCAKLSSRKRKRKPQKETEMMCISALLPERSYNYTRQHNPVPNGVLVMPRAEDSDDEVGDNLTLSSFLPENDRYV; this is encoded by the coding sequence ACTGTTGAGCCCAACAAGACAAGCGCCCAGCTGACAACTGCACTTgcgtttcacaataaaacagattCACACCCTGCAGTGTGGGGAACAACTCACAGACCTGCAGCTACTACTGTTTCTGCAGCGGCACAGAGCACAGTGGTAACCACAGTGGAAACTAGCGCGGCAGCTATCAGTAACAAAACTAAAAGCTCCATTGACAGTGTAGTCACTTTGATTCCTACAAGCCCTGCAGCAGCAGTCCCAAGCAGCTCCGCTCCGCAGTTACTTCATACCTCCACAGCTTTGATTGAAACTCAACCCACCCACCAAGTGACcatgaaagaaacaacaacacatgCAGAGGACGGGTCCCATCCACAGTCAACCACAGCGCCAGACACCACTGCTCCTGCAACATTCTCATCAACAGCAGCTGTGTCTTCTCCACAGCCCACATCCATCACTGAGTCTGCAATGACATCAGTGTTATCATCCACTTTCTCTTCTGAGAAATCTACTGCAGCTCCAGGCACTCAGAACCTCAGCAGCCTTTCAGTTTCTACTGCACGCCCATTGACGGCAGAGTCGATCTCAGAGACAACACGTGTGCCACAGGTGTCCACCTCTTTGCCCCCCACAACAGCCAAGACACTGAAAACCAGCCCTGAGATTTCATCTGCAACTCAGTCCGTTTCTGCCTCGAGTTCTTCTATCTCCACACAGTCAAATGCTACCTCTACGTCAACTGAATCTCCCAACTCCACCATTGCAATAATCCCGTTCCCCCGTAGGCCCACGGTGTTACCACATCCAATAACTAAGCCAGCCCCAGCTACTAAATCGCCACACGGTGAAATCTCAAAATCAACCCCCAGCACCGAGGTTCAACCCTGCTTGACCCAGAACGTGGTGAAGCAGTGCCTCATTGTCATCGCCTGCCTGGCTTTGGTGTGCACAATCTTTATCTTTACTACCATTGTCCTCTGCGCCAAACTGTCATCGAGGAAGCGCAAGCGCAAACCTCAAAAGGAAACGGAAATGATGTGCATTTCTGCTCTGCTGCCCGAGAGGAGCTACAACTATACGAGACAGCACAATCCGGTGCCCAATGGTGTCCTGGTGATGCCAAGGGCTGAAGACAGCGATGACGAGGTGGGAGATAATCTGACTCTCAGCAGCTTCCTTCCAGAGAATGATCGCTACGTGTAG